The Rhopalosiphum maidis isolate BTI-1 chromosome 1, ASM367621v3, whole genome shotgun sequence genome has a segment encoding these proteins:
- the LOC113550022 gene encoding heterochromatin protein 1-like, whose protein sequence is MNHRRPNKVTENDADSSFNSVKQEEENREYVVKKILDKRKRYGKVEYLIKWKDFNDSENSWEPIKNLNCKYLIKQFEKKRKSMLSNSIVKNHVSLDVGPSREVEKIMDVTNCDGKIIFLIKYKGIEEPEVIKAEEANKLYPQVVINFYQETLEWKN, encoded by the exons ATGAATCACAGGCG cCCAAACAAAGTCACTGAAAATGACGCAGATTCTAGTTTTAATTCTGTAAAACAAGAAGAGGAAAACCGGGAGTAtgttgtgaaaaaaattttagataaGCGTAAAAGATATGGCAAGGTGGAATACTTAATCAAGTGGAAAGATTTCAATGATTCGGAAAATTCTTGGGAAcctattaaaaatcttaactgcaaatatttaattaaacaatttgaaaaaaaaagaaaaagcatGCTATCAAATTCAATTGTTAAAAACCATGTATCATTAGATGTTGGTCCTTCTAGAGaagtagaaaaaattatggaTGTTACTAATTGTGATGgcaagattatatttttaataaagtataaaggaATTGAAGAGCCTGAGGTGATAAAAGCTGAAGaggctaataaattatacccgCAAGTCGTTATCAACTTTTATCAAGAAACACTTGAATGGAAAAATTAA